A stretch of Lathyrus oleraceus cultivar Zhongwan6 chromosome 6, CAAS_Psat_ZW6_1.0, whole genome shotgun sequence DNA encodes these proteins:
- the LOC127095765 gene encoding uncharacterized protein LOC127095765 gives MSYTELYPSLLQKGLVVPRPMGPPPDRLPPWYNPNAHCPFHEDAPGHDLEGCYALKHRVRELIERKILSFKDMGPNVKNNPLPPHGDPTVNAIEDASTVVMVEKVEDVKTPLAAFHARLVEAGLVNVDHDNCEECATRPRGCQVVRDNIQNLMDKGVLQISSAVKNEDVLVIEPCFNLAEPIEIPYYSGGVVPVNSKSSPVEICMPTPFPYESTKVVPWKYEITVVDKVVDGSSDAEVTEAVSEDVTNIAGMSRMTRSGRIYTPEFNVTPQGPTKESTVVAPTKEPEVVQSEDAVEFLKLIKRSDYKVMDQLHQTPSKISILSLLLNSQAHREALLKVLAQAHVTQSITVDQFDGVVANITACNTLSFSAEELPEDGQNHNRALHISVKCKDDALARVLVDTGSSLNTMPKRTLAKLSYQGPAMKPSALVVKAFDGAVTFTLHQKMKFVMDNQLIIISGEEDFVDPIGKACSSFASLKSAKSSVEGGNPEGWGELIDIREKHDRFGLGYVPPAAKGARFPTKDNTRSIQEVFLSTGFIHGDQVNAIEDSTANEDEPCLDMPGLDTDIVEHKLPLQPDCPPVKQKLRRTRPDMALKIREEVKRQFDVGFLAVAKYSEWVANIVLVPKKDGKCCQVMYELVDTLFLIFLFVVKSCLNLLSEPFLIMSEPILKNLFL, from the exons ATGTCATACActgagctttatccctccttgttgcAAAAGGGGCTGGTGGTTCCCAGACCTATGGGACCTCCACCTGACCGTCTTCCTCCATGGTACAACCCTAATGCACATTGTCCTTTTCATGAAGATGCCCCCGGGCATGACTTAGAGGGTTGTTACGCTCTGAAGCATAGGGTTCGTGAGCTAATTGAAAGGAAGATCTTGTCTTTTAAGGACATGGGACCGAAtgtgaagaacaatcctcttcctCCCCATGGAGATCCTACGGTGAACGCCATTGAAGATGCATCTACTGTTGTTATGGTTGAGAAGGTGGAGGATGTTAAGACTCCTTTGGCAGCATTCCATGCACGATTGGTAGAAGCTGGCCTGGTTAATGTTGATCATGACAACTGTGAAGAGTGTGCCACACGCCCAAGAGGATGTCAAGTGGTACGAGACAACATTCAAAATTTGATGGATAAGGGAGTGCTTCAAATATCCAGTGCTGTGAAGAACGAAGATGTGTTGGTAATTGAACCTTGTTTCAATTTAGCTGAACCAATTGAAATCCCATATTATAGTGGTGGAGTGGTCCCGGTGAACAGTAAGTCGTCGCCTGTCGAGATATGTATGCCCACGCCTTTTCCATACGAGAGCACCAAGGTTGTACCTTGGAAATATGAGATTACTGTTGTAGACAAGGTAGTTGATGGAAGTTCAGACGCTGAAGTGACAGAAGCTGTAAGTGAAGACGTCACCAATATTGCAGGAATGAGCagaatgacccgtagtggtcgaatCTATACGCCCGAATTCAACGTGACTCCTCAAGGGCCGACCAAGGAATCAACAGTTGTAGCTCCCACTAAAGAACCCGAAGTGGTCCAATCCGAAGATGCTGTTGAATTCTTGAagttaatcaagagaagtgacTACAAGGTTATGGACCAGTTGCATCAAACACCATCTAAGATCTCTATTTTGTCCCTGCTATTGAACTCCCAAgcccatagggaggctttgttgaaggtGCTTGCTCAAGCTCATGTAACACAAAGCATAACAGTTGACCAATTTGATGGAGTTGTGGCAAATATCACAGCTTGCAATACTTTGAGCTTCAGTGCAGAGGAATTACCTGAGGATGGACAAAATCATAATCGTGCCCTCCATATCTCGGTAaaatgcaaagatgatgctttggcaagagtgttggttgatactggatCTTCTCTGAATACTATGCCAAAGAGAACACTCGccaagttatcttatcaaggaccaGCTATGAAGCCTAGCGCcttggtagtgaaagcttttgatg GGGCAGTTACCTTCACTTTACatcaaaaaatgaagtttgtAATGGACAATCAATTAATCATCATTTCTGGAGAAGAGGACTTTGTG GACCCTATTGGGAAAGCTTGTTCATCTTTCGCGTCTCTGAAAAGCGCAAAGTCTAGCGTCGaaggaggaaaccctgaaggcTGGGGTGAACTTATTGATATTCGTGAGAAGCATGATCGCTTTGGTCTGGGATATGTGCCTCCCGCTGCGAAAGGAGCCCGATTCCCTACAAAGGACAACACCCGAAGCATCCAGGAAGTATTCCTCAGCACAGGATTCATCCATGGAGATCAAGTCAATGCAATTGAAGATAGCACCGCAAATGAAGAtgagccatgtttg gatatgccaggtctAGACACCGACATCGTTGAGCACAAGCTGCCACTTCAGCCAGATTGCCCGCCAGTAAAACAGAAACTCCGAAGAACGAGACCAGATATGGCTCTGAAGATTCGTGAAGAAGTCAAACGACAATTTGACGTTGGTTTTCTCGCAGTGGCGAAGTACTCAGAATGGGTAGCTAACATTGTACTTGTGCctaaaaaggatggcaag tgttgtcaagtcatgtatgaacttgttgatacACTCTTTTTGATATTTCTGTTtgttgtcaagtcatgtttgaacttgctgtCAGAACCGTTTTTG ATCATGTCTGAACCTATTTTGAAGaatctttttctttga
- the LOC127095766 gene encoding uncharacterized protein LOC127095766, with amino-acid sequence MAEQEQKSARVRAELDEIKGGMSQMREMLQALTFRFEIPQATVISETTGPAVEVPPQRTLPLTLPLYGLPYDFVPRAEVVHEMGQSVQQAVPVPVYTDARPVIHTVVPPAVYARHIPYYEDQNHMYQTVDSTVVGDEVRLEDFREVKENMQLLEKKFRDLEGDHVFGSAAKEMCLVSSLVIPAKFKTPDFDKYKGHTCPKSHLIMYYRKMVAHMEDDKLMIHCFQDSLSGAPSKWYQSLDQNRIRCFQDLSDAFIKHYKYNMDIAPDRRQLQSMLQHDKESFKEYAQRWRELASQVEPPLAEKELAELFIDTVQPQFYEKMVGSASLGFSELVAIGARVEYGVRNGKLTAVAGTSNASQKKFSGGFPRKKEGETNVVTAGQGRAPPRRRPQQYSPQQYVQQPIPYQQPMYPVQYALQPYVVAVTPAFNQHHAQAYQAPPVYRPAPV; translated from the coding sequence ATGGCTGAACAAGAACAAAAGAGCGCCCGAGTTAGAGCTGAGCTAGACGAAATCAAAGGAGGCATGTCCCAGATGCGAGAGATGCTGCAAGCTTTAACCTTCAGGTTTGAGATTCCACAAGCGACTGTGATTTCAGAGACCACGGGCCCAGCAGTAGAAGTCCCACCTCAGAGGACGTTACCCTTAACCCTTCCTCTGTATGGGCTACCTTATGACTTCGTCCCCCGAGCGGAGGTGGTGCACGAGATGGGGCAATCTGTCCAACAAGCCGTGCCAGTACCGGTTTACACCGATGCACGTCCAGTCATCCATACTGTGGTTCCACCAGCTGTCTATGCTAGGCATATTCCTTATTATGAAGATCAAAACCACATGTATCAGACTGTCGATTCAACAGTTGTCGGTGATGAAGTAAGGCTTGAGGATTTCAGAGAGGTAAAGGAGAACATGCAGCTCCTCGAGAAGAAGTTCCGAGATTTAGAAGGAGACCACGTCTTTGGATCTGCTGCCAAAGAAATGTGCCTGGTATCCAGTTTGGTGATTCCGGCCAAATTCAAAACTCCAGATTTCGATAAATACAAGGGGCATACTTGTCCAAAAAGCCATCTCATCATGTACTACCGCAAAATGGTTGCACACATGGAGGACGACAAGCTGATGATCCACTGTTTTCAAGACAGTTTAAGTGGGGCTCCTTCCAAGTGGTATCAAAGTCTGGATCAAAACAGGATCAGGTGTTTCCAAGACTTGTCAGATGCGTTCATAAAACAttacaaatacaacatggacatTGCGCCTGATAGAAGACAGTTGCAGAGCATGCTTCAGCATGACAAGGAGTCCTTCAAGGAATacgctcaaagatggagggaactAGCTTCTCAAGTTGAACCGCCTCTAGCTGAGAAGGAATTGGCTGAATTGTTCATCGACACAGTCCAACCCCAATTCTACgagaagatggttggaagtgCTTCTTTGGGATTCTCCGAGCTTGTTGCTATAGGAGCTCGCGTCGAATATGGTGTAAGAAATGGAAAACTGACGGCTGTAGCTGGAACTTCAAACGCTAGTCAAAAGAAGTTCTCTGGAGGGTTTcccagaaagaaggaaggggaaacaaATGTTGTGACTGCTGGTCAAGGAAGAGCTCCTCCAAGAAGGAGACCACAACAATACTCACCTCAGCAGTATGTTCAACAACCGATTCCCTATCAACAGCCCATGTATCCAGTCCAGTATGCTCTGCAACCATATGTGGTTGCTGTGACGCCTGCATTCAATCAACATCATGCTCAGGCTTATCAAGCGCCTCCAGTCTATCGACCAGCTCCAGTTTAA